One window of the Candidatus Kryptoniota bacterium genome contains the following:
- a CDS encoding T9SS type A sorting domain-containing protein, which produces MGNELRGKMINPDKATSYTTQLYLLDTVVVFSTDSERYAYSWDGGGKILTESDQKLENGQWVGIADYSSTYDPDEKCLTSWYEQWQDGQLTSSSYRDTYEFYANGEMLTELVETWNGTQWTNDSLKTYSYDAAGNHIGILIQLWETGQWDNSFRYTYSYDSTDKNFAELMEQWDGVHWINNRRDFFSDSTDEKGDSIHTDVYQIPVDTSWGDTSWVNYSRYTYTYAPTGTLLGFVQAFWGTSGWFNTVTGSFLYTLTYDQQGNILTMLDQYWTSGQWTDLSLDTYTYDAVGHMLTDSEAVLMGGTQWTPRAKYVQTWDSNGNLLTWTFEPWGNSQWTNYERDTLGYDSDGNQILYLHQSWTGSSWLTSVGSGAYDYSEVLNINGYYFQYHGDKVTYSYSLTTVTAASSKSDKVPIEFYLSQNYPNPFNPTTTISYNLQKAGHVTLKVYDVLGREVATLFDGFKTAGSHTTSFDASALASGVYFYRIVAGQFVSTKKMLLMK; this is translated from the coding sequence GTGGGGAATGAACTGAGGGGTAAAATGATCAATCCGGATAAGGCGACGAGCTACACAACTCAACTTTATTTGCTTGACACTGTGGTCGTCTTTTCCACTGACTCGGAACGCTATGCTTACTCATGGGATGGCGGCGGGAAGATTCTTACCGAATCAGACCAAAAGCTGGAAAATGGTCAGTGGGTAGGTATAGCGGATTATTCTTCTACATATGACCCGGATGAAAAATGCCTTACCTCCTGGTATGAACAGTGGCAGGACGGTCAATTGACCTCCTCATCTTATCGTGATACGTATGAATTTTATGCCAATGGGGAAATGCTTACGGAATTGGTTGAGACATGGAACGGCACTCAATGGACCAATGATAGTCTTAAGACCTATAGTTACGATGCGGCAGGCAATCATATTGGAATACTCATACAGTTATGGGAAACAGGTCAATGGGATAATTCGTTTCGGTATACGTATTCATATGACAGCACGGACAAGAACTTCGCGGAGTTGATGGAACAATGGGATGGTGTCCATTGGATCAATAACCGTCGGGATTTCTTCAGTGATTCTACCGACGAAAAAGGTGATTCCATTCATACAGACGTGTATCAGATTCCGGTGGACACCTCGTGGGGTGACACTTCGTGGGTCAATTATTCGCGCTATACCTACACGTATGCTCCCACAGGGACACTGCTCGGGTTCGTTCAGGCATTCTGGGGGACTAGTGGGTGGTTTAACACGGTTACGGGTTCATTTCTTTACACACTTACGTATGATCAGCAGGGCAACATACTTACAATGTTGGACCAGTACTGGACGAGCGGGCAATGGACTGATCTCTCCCTAGACACATACACGTATGATGCCGTGGGACATATGCTTACTGATTCAGAGGCGGTGTTGATGGGGGGAACGCAATGGACTCCGAGGGCAAAATATGTTCAGACTTGGGATTCTAATGGAAATTTGCTTACATGGACATTTGAACCTTGGGGAAACTCACAGTGGACGAACTATGAGCGGGACACTCTTGGTTATGATTCAGATGGGAACCAAATACTTTATCTGCACCAATCGTGGACGGGTTCTTCCTGGTTGACCTCCGTCGGCAGTGGCGCTTACGATTATTCAGAAGTTCTGAACATTAATGGCTATTATTTTCAGTATCATGGAGATAAGGTTACATATAGCTACAGTCTTACAACCGTCACCGCCGCGTCTTCCAAAAGCGACAAGGTCCCGATTGAATTTTACTTAAGTCAGAACTATCCTAATCCTTTCAATCCGACCACTACAATTTCTTATAATCTGCAGAAAGCGGGGCATGTGACCTTGAAAGTGTATGATGTTCTGGGAAGAGAGGTCGCGACACTGTTTGATGGCTTCAAGACTGCGGGAAGCCACACCACATCATTCGATGCTTCCGCGCTGGCGAGCGGTGTATACTTTTATAGAATTGTCGCCGGTCAATTCGTTTCAACAAAGAAAATGCTCTTGATGAAATAA
- a CDS encoding LemA family protein, whose translation MFYAVIVILILLIMWVVGKYNTLITLRNQVTNGWKQIDVQLKRRHDLIPNLVQAVKGEMQFEQDTLQKVIEARNSAISAKGVADSAGKEDLLSGALNKLFALVENYPNLKANENVKQLQEEVTSTENKISFARQFYNDITTKFNIAQQVFPGNIVATMFNFKASELFEIKAEADREVPPVDLSLRH comes from the coding sequence ATCTTCTACGCAGTCATCGTCATCTTAATTCTCCTTATCATGTGGGTAGTCGGAAAGTATAACACCCTCATCACACTTCGCAACCAGGTCACCAACGGCTGGAAACAAATCGACGTCCAGCTGAAAAGAAGACACGACCTGATTCCTAACCTTGTACAGGCAGTCAAGGGAGAAATGCAGTTCGAACAGGATACACTCCAAAAAGTTATAGAAGCCCGCAACTCCGCCATCTCCGCGAAAGGAGTCGCCGATTCTGCGGGCAAAGAAGATTTACTCTCGGGCGCACTCAACAAATTGTTCGCGCTTGTCGAGAACTACCCGAACCTGAAAGCGAACGAGAACGTGAAGCAGCTCCAGGAAGAAGTGACGAGCACAGAGAACAAAATCTCATTCGCAAGACAGTTCTACAACGACATCACCACAAAGTTCAACATAGCCCAGCAGGTCTTTCCGGGCAACATCGTAGCGACGATGTTCAATTTTAAGGCATCCGAACTCTTCGAGATAAAGGCGGAAGCCGACCGCGAAGTCCCGCCCGTCGATTTATCACTTCGCCACTAA
- a CDS encoding M48 family metallopeptidase: MDDVRNIYEEQAHNRRATILIMAAFILFLGLLGLGFDVFFLDTVNEDTFFPIGTLIAIAIGVITASWSLRSGAKAVLNSTHAVPADPADPKQKQLLNVVEEMSIASGLPKPQVYIVPDPDPNAFATGKDPGNSSIAVTQGLLDTLNRDELQGVVAHEMSHIRNYDIRLMTVIAALVGAILLLSDWARRGMLWGGGRRRSRSSGGAVAIVLLVIWIIGVVLAPLISQIMAMAVSRKREYYADASGAELTRNPLALASALQKLDDASAPTESIKRGAAHLCIVDPLGRRMNAKEGRAADLFATHPPTFRRIALLKAMAYETKPGAPEQKLAQPGTPQAPAQ; the protein is encoded by the coding sequence GTGGATGATGTCAGGAACATCTATGAAGAGCAGGCGCACAACAGGCGGGCCACCATTCTTATCATGGCGGCCTTCATCCTTTTCTTAGGGCTCCTCGGTCTCGGGTTCGACGTGTTCTTTCTCGACACGGTGAACGAGGATACATTCTTTCCTATCGGCACCCTTATCGCCATCGCGATCGGTGTTATCACGGCATCGTGGAGCCTGCGAAGCGGCGCAAAGGCGGTACTCAACTCGACTCATGCTGTCCCTGCCGACCCGGCTGATCCCAAACAGAAACAGCTTCTCAATGTGGTTGAAGAGATGAGCATCGCTTCCGGACTGCCGAAGCCGCAGGTCTACATAGTACCCGATCCCGATCCCAACGCGTTCGCGACGGGGAAGGACCCCGGTAACAGCTCGATCGCAGTTACGCAGGGGCTTCTCGATACGCTCAACAGGGATGAGCTCCAGGGTGTAGTGGCACACGAGATGAGCCATATCCGCAATTACGACATCCGGCTCATGACTGTGATCGCGGCATTGGTAGGAGCGATACTTCTCCTCTCCGACTGGGCAAGGCGCGGCATGCTCTGGGGCGGCGGGAGGCGCCGCTCCCGGAGTTCGGGCGGAGCGGTTGCTATTGTCCTCCTTGTGATCTGGATTATCGGGGTCGTACTTGCTCCGCTTATAAGTCAGATCATGGCGATGGCAGTTTCACGCAAGCGCGAATATTATGCGGACGCTTCGGGCGCCGAGCTGACAAGGAACCCGCTCGCGCTTGCAAGTGCGCTTCAGAAACTCGATGACGCTTCCGCGCCGACTGAGTCGATCAAGCGCGGCGCGGCTCACCTGTGCATCGTCGATCCGCTCGGGCGGAGGATGAACGCGAAAGAAGGACGCGCGGCGGATCTGTTCGCCACGCACCCGCCGACATTCAGACGAATCGCTCTTCTTAAGGCGATGGCGTACGAGACGAAGCCGGGCGCGCCGGAACAAAAGCTGGCACAGCCGGGGACACCACAAGCACCCGCTCAGTAA
- a CDS encoding LamG-like jellyroll fold domain-containing protein, translating to MKRLIPGPESTQGQFTSFAEILNHLRRTLLKSSLLSFAITGLLVCSVHAQTIWSSSNGTITFTKANYADYTQAASQDRITDNVWITRADNQQIFNIKTESSADGHGGSSPAGTEWAIGTTADFSSLTFTSWGDAITWVPPLMVGKDMVVHLIADNIYIDIKFLSWSQNSTGGGFSYVRAGGPLEAVSIPAPLFSGTSETLSGQVFSSGSAATAYVLLGTASGNYTDSVLAAPSSIGAGTQTTVSADFSGLDSTKTYYFCTSASNGVLYKRSAELRFSHPKVWSSSNGTIIFTKAAYADYTQAASQDRITDDVWITRGDDQQIFNIKTESSADGNGGISPAGTEWAIGTTADISSLTFTPWGNAIGWHPPGMLGKDMVVHLTVDNIYIDIKFLSWTGRAAGGGFSYVRAVGPFEVSSVAPPLMTGTSETLSGQVFTLSSAATAYILLGTSSGNYTDSLLATPNSVAAGTQTTVSADFSELDTTKTYYFCVAASNGTLYKRSAERSFSHFVGTIWSSSNGTIIFTKADYADYTQAVNQDRITDSVWITRANSQQVFNIKTESSADGNGGISPTGTEWAIGTTTDLASLTFGTWYSTVWSIGGPLSAVGHDMVVHLIADNIYIDIKFLSWTYGNNGGGFSYVRAGGPLEVSSTTPSHATRTSVTVGGKVFSLSSTAVAYALYGTTSGAYTDSVLMTPSPITAGSQTDVSANLSGLNNSTAYYYCTAASNGTLYKRSGETIFATQTTENYALEFDGTDDYVSLPANLWNNNFSNGTAISVEYWFKGTWLSSPYRAQDYSGNYFVPGWENTNDGNIYHIISNDGGTTDGVLIGSISTLNDNQWHHIAMTWQKAGLFTSYLDGVQVAQRAAANVDLPAMNVTNYFGAYFGNAEFLSGLLDEVRIWNVVRSQVEIQSTMNDTLTGTETGLVGYWQFNESGTTTTAYEQMGLYNGTLNNFAFSGDGWVTDSDLALPVQATDFVAKADIGSVTLSWKTGSEVNNAGFNILRRDAGIGAFISIGGYTTNAALKGMGTSTTGRSYTFTDTKVRSGAVYDYKIQCATADGIAKDVTTLTGIQVEIPKDYALYQNYPNPFNPSTTIRFDLKESSTVTLEVYNMLGQRVMKQDYGTMNAGRYNENINMGRFTSGVYYYRIDVLGSDGQKFVSIKKMLEMK from the coding sequence ATGAAGAGACTCATACCGGGTCCGGAGTCTACACAGGGGCAATTCACAAGTTTTGCCGAAATCTTAAACCATCTCAGGAGGACACTTCTGAAATCCTCCTTACTATCCTTCGCTATCACAGGTCTGCTTGTTTGTTCTGTTCATGCTCAAACCATCTGGAGCAGCAGCAACGGAACGATCACATTTACGAAGGCAAATTACGCCGATTACACACAGGCGGCTAGTCAAGACCGCATCACAGACAATGTATGGATTACACGTGCGGACAATCAACAGATTTTCAATATCAAAACGGAATCGTCGGCTGATGGCCACGGTGGGAGCTCACCGGCAGGAACTGAATGGGCAATTGGGACAACAGCGGACTTTTCTTCGCTGACGTTTACATCGTGGGGAGATGCGATTACATGGGTTCCACCCCTCATGGTAGGCAAGGACATGGTCGTACATCTCATTGCTGATAATATCTATATCGACATCAAATTCCTCTCGTGGAGCCAGAATAGCACGGGCGGAGGATTTTCTTACGTTCGTGCCGGTGGACCACTTGAAGCGGTATCAATACCGGCGCCGCTCTTCTCAGGGACTTCGGAGACGCTTTCGGGTCAAGTGTTTTCTTCAGGGTCGGCGGCGACTGCATATGTACTCCTTGGAACCGCGAGCGGCAATTATACCGACAGCGTTCTGGCTGCACCGTCATCCATTGGCGCCGGCACCCAGACCACGGTGTCTGCCGATTTCTCCGGTCTTGATTCTACGAAGACCTATTACTTCTGCACATCCGCATCTAATGGCGTATTGTACAAGCGGAGCGCGGAGCTCAGGTTCTCTCACCCAAAAGTCTGGAGCAGCAGCAACGGAACAATCATATTCACGAAGGCAGCTTACGCCGATTACACACAGGCGGCTAGTCAAGACCGCATCACAGATGATGTATGGATCACGCGTGGGGACGATCAGCAGATTTTCAATATCAAAACAGAATCCTCAGCTGACGGTAACGGCGGAATCTCACCGGCGGGAACAGAATGGGCGATTGGGACAACTGCGGATATTTCTTCACTCACGTTTACGCCTTGGGGGAATGCGATTGGATGGCATCCACCCGGCATGTTGGGCAAGGACATGGTCGTACATCTTACTGTTGATAATATCTATATCGACATTAAGTTCCTCTCGTGGACGGGAAGGGCCGCCGGTGGTGGATTCTCGTATGTGCGCGCAGTGGGACCGTTTGAAGTATCGTCCGTGGCTCCGCCGCTCATGACAGGTACTTCAGAGACGCTTTCGGGTCAAGTGTTTACTTTAAGTTCAGCAGCTACGGCTTACATTCTGCTTGGAACCAGCAGCGGTAATTATACCGACAGTCTGCTTGCGACGCCGAACTCGGTTGCTGCCGGCACCCAGACAACGGTGTCTGCCGATTTTTCTGAACTCGATACTACGAAGACATATTACTTTTGTGTTGCTGCATCGAATGGAACATTGTACAAACGAAGCGCTGAGCGAAGTTTCTCTCATTTCGTTGGAACCATCTGGAGCAGCAGCAACGGAACAATCATATTCACGAAGGCAGATTACGCCGATTACACACAGGCCGTCAATCAAGACCGCATCACAGACAGTGTATGGATTACACGTGCGAACAGTCAGCAGGTTTTCAATATCAAGACAGAATCATCGGCTGATGGTAACGGCGGAATCTCACCGACAGGAACAGAATGGGCAATTGGGACGACGACAGATCTGGCTTCGTTAACGTTTGGGACGTGGTATAGCACCGTCTGGTCTATCGGTGGTCCGCTGTCCGCTGTTGGTCACGACATGGTGGTTCACCTCATAGCGGATAATATCTATATCGACATTAAGTTCCTCTCGTGGACTTACGGCAACAACGGTGGTGGATTCTCGTATGTGCGCGCCGGGGGACCGCTTGAAGTATCTTCTACTACACCGTCACATGCGACACGCACTTCAGTTACAGTGGGCGGCAAAGTTTTCTCTTTGAGTTCGACAGCGGTGGCTTACGCATTATACGGAACTACCAGCGGCGCTTATACAGACAGCGTGCTTATGACGCCGTCTCCAATCACAGCCGGCTCCCAAACAGATGTCTCTGCAAATCTTTCAGGCCTGAATAATTCAACCGCGTATTATTATTGTACTGCTGCCTCCAATGGAACACTTTATAAGAGAAGCGGCGAGACAATCTTCGCGACTCAGACTACCGAGAATTATGCGTTGGAGTTTGACGGAACCGATGACTACGTATCGCTGCCGGCAAATTTATGGAATAACAACTTCTCTAATGGTACTGCGATAAGTGTCGAGTACTGGTTCAAAGGAACCTGGTTAAGCTCGCCGTATCGGGCTCAGGATTACAGCGGCAATTACTTCGTTCCAGGTTGGGAAAATACCAACGACGGGAATATCTATCATATCATTTCTAACGACGGCGGCACCACCGATGGGGTTTTGATTGGATCAATTTCGACGTTGAACGACAATCAATGGCATCACATTGCAATGACGTGGCAAAAAGCCGGCCTGTTTACGAGCTATCTTGATGGCGTACAGGTGGCGCAACGCGCTGCAGCAAATGTTGATCTTCCCGCGATGAATGTCACGAATTATTTTGGGGCGTATTTCGGAAATGCTGAATTCCTTAGTGGCCTTCTTGACGAAGTGCGAATATGGAATGTCGTCCGGTCTCAAGTCGAGATTCAGTCCACCATGAACGACACCCTTACGGGCACCGAAACAGGGCTTGTTGGTTACTGGCAATTCAACGAATCAGGAACGACCACGACCGCTTACGAACAGATGGGACTCTACAATGGTACCCTGAATAACTTCGCATTTAGCGGCGACGGCTGGGTCACCGACTCGGACCTCGCGCTTCCTGTTCAAGCCACAGACTTTGTCGCGAAAGCAGATATCGGTTCTGTCACGCTTTCCTGGAAAACCGGCTCCGAAGTGAACAACGCTGGATTTAACATCCTCCGCCGGGACGCCGGCATCGGTGCGTTCATTTCAATCGGAGGCTACACAACCAATGCAGCGCTTAAAGGAATGGGCACCAGCACTACCGGAAGGAGTTACACCTTCACCGACACAAAAGTCAGATCAGGCGCTGTCTACGACTACAAGATTCAGTGCGCAACCGCGGACGGGATTGCCAAAGACGTTACGACACTGACAGGCATCCAGGTTGAAATTCCAAAGGATTATGCTCTCTACCAGAACTACCCGAACCCGTTCAATCCGAGTACCACGATACGTTTCGACTTGAAGGAATCATCTACAGTGACTCTTGAGGTCTACAACATGCTTGGACAGAGGGTGATGAAACAGGATTACGGGACAATGAACGCTGGACGATACAACGAGAATATAAACATGGGTCGGTTTACCAGCGGGGTGTATTACTACCGGATTGATGTGTTGGGATCTGATGGACAGAAGTTTGTTTCGATAAAGAAGATGCTGGAGATGAAATGA